A single region of the Streptomyces sp. NBC_01262 genome encodes:
- a CDS encoding AMP-binding protein: MNPRTAPAPSPSPAASPTRRTSGNLAADLAALAASRGWADRPAFHEGHRVTTHGEVHELAARAATVLAAHGVGPGNRVLLALPDSVAWVTAFLATARLGATAVLANPELPAADHEFMAEDAGAVLAVTGPGLEERFSPGHRLGADELLALARAADPADPHPAGPRDPLYVQYTSGTTGRPKGVVHCHGDPAAYHELIGRQLLGIRPDDVTLSVSKLFFAYGFGNAFVFPLFSGSSAVLVDRRPSPAAVDELVARHRVTLLYSVPSAYAALVADRAVGHAACFASVRAAVSAGEGMPAGLGERVTELLGAPVLEQIGSTEAGHAFCANSLAHNIPGTVGRPVPGFEVELRDRAGNPVPSGAEGELWVRGPTLTPGYLNLPEETARALSGGWLNTRDRARREPDGAYRHLGRTDDMEMTGGITVSPLEVEDVLRGHPAVREVAVAAVPDGQGATRLWAFVVGEASPDIEAELITLARKHLASFKVPRTVRIVPSLPRTPTGKLRRHLVRQGAW; this comes from the coding sequence GTGAACCCCCGGACCGCGCCCGCGCCGAGCCCCTCCCCCGCCGCCTCCCCCACGCGGCGTACGTCCGGGAATCTGGCCGCCGACCTCGCCGCGCTGGCCGCGAGCCGGGGCTGGGCCGACCGCCCGGCGTTCCACGAGGGCCACCGGGTCACGACCCACGGCGAGGTGCACGAGCTCGCCGCCCGCGCCGCCACCGTCCTGGCCGCCCACGGCGTGGGCCCCGGCAACCGGGTACTGCTCGCGCTCCCCGACTCCGTCGCCTGGGTGACCGCCTTCCTCGCCACCGCGCGCCTCGGCGCGACCGCCGTCCTGGCCAACCCCGAACTGCCCGCCGCCGACCATGAGTTCATGGCCGAGGACGCCGGTGCCGTGCTGGCCGTGACCGGTCCCGGCCTGGAGGAACGGTTCTCCCCCGGCCACCGCCTCGGCGCCGACGAACTGCTCGCGCTCGCCCGCGCCGCCGACCCGGCCGACCCCCATCCGGCCGGGCCGCGCGACCCGCTGTACGTGCAGTACACCTCCGGAACCACCGGCCGCCCCAAGGGCGTTGTGCACTGCCACGGCGACCCGGCGGCGTACCACGAGCTGATCGGCAGGCAGTTACTCGGGATCCGGCCCGACGACGTCACCCTGTCGGTGTCCAAGCTCTTCTTCGCCTACGGCTTCGGCAACGCCTTCGTCTTCCCGCTCTTCTCCGGCTCCTCCGCCGTACTCGTGGACCGGCGGCCCTCCCCCGCCGCCGTGGACGAACTGGTCGCCCGGCACCGGGTCACGCTGCTGTACTCCGTGCCGTCCGCCTACGCGGCCCTGGTGGCCGACCGGGCCGTCGGGCACGCCGCCTGCTTCGCCTCCGTACGCGCCGCAGTCTCGGCCGGGGAGGGCATGCCCGCCGGGCTCGGGGAGCGGGTCACCGAACTGCTCGGCGCGCCCGTCCTGGAGCAGATCGGCTCGACCGAGGCCGGCCACGCCTTCTGCGCGAACAGCCTGGCCCACAACATCCCGGGCACGGTCGGCCGCCCGGTGCCCGGCTTCGAGGTGGAGCTGCGGGACCGCGCCGGCAATCCGGTGCCCAGCGGCGCCGAGGGCGAACTGTGGGTCAGGGGCCCGACGTTGACCCCCGGGTATCTGAACCTGCCGGAGGAGACCGCCCGCGCGCTGTCCGGCGGCTGGCTCAACACCCGGGACCGGGCCCGCCGCGAGCCGGACGGCGCCTACCGGCATCTGGGCCGGACCGACGACATGGAGATGACCGGCGGCATCACCGTCTCGCCGCTGGAGGTGGAGGACGTGCTGCGCGGCCATCCGGCGGTGCGGGAGGTCGCCGTCGCGGCCGTCCCCGACGGCCAGGGCGCCACCCGGCTGTGGGCGTTCGTGGTCGGCGAGGCGTCCCCCGACATCGAGGCCGAGCTGATCACGCTGGCACGCAAGCACCTGGCCTCCTTCAAAGTGCCCCGGACCGTACGCATCGTGCCGTCCCTCCCCCGCACCCCCACCGGCAAGCTCCGCCGACACCTGGTCCGCCAGGGCGCCTGGTGA